One Hydrogenispora ethanolica genomic region harbors:
- the moaC gene encoding cyclic pyranopterin monophosphate synthase MoaC produces MELSHLDQSGRARMVDVSAKDATAREAVAAGFVTMNPATLRLLSEGSPKGDVLAAARIAGIMAAKRTSELIPLCHNVPLESVGVELTADAEHYGVAIRATARCSGKTGVEMEALTAVTVAALTIYDMCKAVDRSMVIGEVRLLRKSGGRSGVYIHEEASPGGTTGEGGAADV; encoded by the coding sequence ATGGAACTGTCGCATCTTGATCAAAGCGGCCGGGCCCGGATGGTGGATGTCTCGGCCAAGGACGCCACCGCGCGGGAGGCGGTCGCCGCCGGTTTTGTCACGATGAACCCCGCGACCTTGAGGTTGCTCAGCGAAGGTTCGCCCAAGGGCGACGTGCTGGCCGCGGCCAGGATTGCCGGGATTATGGCCGCCAAGCGCACGTCTGAATTGATTCCGCTCTGCCACAATGTGCCGTTGGAGTCGGTCGGGGTCGAATTGACGGCCGATGCCGAACACTATGGCGTAGCCATCCGGGCGACGGCCCGTTGTTCGGGGAAGACGGGCGTGGAGATGGAGGCACTGACCGCCGTCACCGTGGCCGCATTGACCATTTATGACATGTGCAAAGCCGTGGATCGTTCGATGGTGATCGGAGAGGTCCGGCTGTTGCGAAAGAGTGGTGGCCGCAGCGGGGTGTATATCCATGAGGAAGCAAGTCCCGGCGGCACGACTGGGGAGGGTGGGGCGGCCGATGTCTGA
- a CDS encoding RnfABCDGE type electron transport complex subunit B, giving the protein MEFLLTPLIVLGIFGALLGIGLGFASKKFSVNVDSRIEQIASVLPGANCGACGFPGCANYARAIVDTGAKTNLCPAGGMAVAEKIAGILGVSPASSMPMVAKIHCNGSLAEPWQRGRYDGVPLCSAAAAVSGGTVLCAYGCLGFGDCERTCPFGAITSRAERPPAIDPQKCVGCGLCVASCPRNLIQLLPAAQPHYVACASHDKGKAVRSVCEKGCIACGLCVKKHPDAFRMEENLARAVERLDLDNGEEIQKVCPTGCIQWTKSEK; this is encoded by the coding sequence ATGGAATTCCTCTTAACCCCCTTGATAGTTCTGGGAATCTTCGGCGCGTTATTAGGGATCGGTCTCGGTTTCGCCTCAAAAAAGTTCTCCGTCAATGTCGATTCGCGCATCGAGCAGATCGCCTCCGTCTTGCCCGGAGCGAACTGCGGCGCCTGCGGATTCCCCGGTTGCGCCAATTACGCGCGCGCCATCGTCGACACCGGCGCCAAAACCAATCTCTGTCCGGCCGGGGGAATGGCGGTGGCCGAAAAGATCGCCGGTATTCTGGGAGTGAGCCCTGCTTCCAGCATGCCAATGGTCGCCAAGATTCATTGCAACGGCAGTCTCGCCGAACCGTGGCAACGCGGCCGTTATGACGGAGTTCCGCTATGTTCGGCCGCGGCAGCGGTATCCGGCGGCACAGTACTCTGCGCATACGGCTGTCTCGGTTTCGGCGATTGCGAGCGGACCTGTCCCTTTGGCGCCATCACGTCCCGGGCCGAACGCCCGCCGGCGATCGATCCGCAGAAATGCGTGGGCTGCGGCCTCTGCGTCGCATCCTGTCCCCGTAATCTCATTCAACTGCTCCCCGCCGCTCAGCCCCATTACGTCGCCTGCGCCTCCCATGATAAAGGCAAAGCGGTACGGAGCGTCTGTGAGAAAGGTTGTATCGCCTGTGGACTATGCGTGAAAAAACATCCGGATGCGTTCCGGATGGAAGAGAATCTTGCCCGGGCAGTCGAAAGACTCGATCTGGATAATGGGGAGGAGATCCAAAAAGTCTGTCCCACGGGGTGTATCCAATGGACCAAATCGGAAAAGTAG
- the rsxE gene encoding electron transport complex subunit RsxE, translating into MNSNKIIPEFTKGLLKENPILGLMLGLCSALAVSTEVANAVGMGAAMTFVLLGANILISLLRRSIPAKIRLPVFIVVIASFTTIVDLLMNAYLPDLHQKLGIFIPLIVVNCIIIGRAEAFASKNGIFSSMVDALGMGCGYTLVLTLIATIREVLSNGTFFGIPLFGHFEPILIMLLPPGAFITIGLLMALVRARSDKA; encoded by the coding sequence ATGAATTCCAACAAAATCATCCCTGAGTTCACCAAGGGTTTATTGAAAGAAAACCCCATCCTTGGCCTGATGCTCGGTCTCTGCTCGGCGCTGGCCGTGTCGACCGAGGTCGCCAATGCGGTCGGGATGGGCGCGGCCATGACCTTCGTCCTGCTGGGCGCGAATATCTTGATTTCGCTCCTGCGCCGCTCGATCCCGGCCAAAATCCGGCTGCCGGTCTTCATCGTGGTGATCGCCTCGTTCACCACCATCGTCGATCTGCTGATGAATGCCTATCTGCCCGATCTCCATCAGAAACTGGGGATTTTCATTCCCCTGATCGTGGTGAACTGCATCATTATCGGCCGGGCCGAGGCGTTCGCCTCCAAGAACGGGATCTTCTCCTCCATGGTCGACGCGCTGGGCATGGGTTGCGGCTACACGCTGGTCTTGACGCTCATCGCCACCATCCGGGAAGTGCTGAGCAACGGCACCTTCTTCGGAATCCCTTTATTCGGGCACTTTGAGCCGATCTTGATTATGCTGCTGCCGCCGGGGGCGTTCATCACCATCGGACTTTTGATGGCCTTGGTTCGCGCAAGGAGTGATAAAGCATGA
- the rsxA gene encoding electron transport complex subunit RsxA yields the protein MNELVLLFLGTIFVNNFVFSRFLGLCPYIGVSKKIGDSVGMGLAVIFVLLLAAVFSWCIQFYLLQPLHLEYLQTIVFILVIATLVQLVEMALMKTAPALYQALGIYLPLITTNCIILAVAILNVREQHNLLKTVVFSLGAGAGFMMALVLMASIRERLELANVPKFLKGEPLAFIVAGLIAIAFIGFTGLL from the coding sequence ATGAATGAACTGGTATTATTGTTTTTGGGAACCATTTTCGTCAACAACTTCGTCTTCTCCCGCTTTTTGGGGCTCTGTCCCTATATCGGGGTATCCAAAAAGATCGGCGACTCCGTCGGCATGGGGCTGGCCGTGATCTTCGTACTCCTGCTGGCGGCGGTTTTTTCCTGGTGTATTCAGTTCTACCTGCTTCAACCGTTGCACCTGGAGTATCTGCAGACCATCGTCTTTATCCTGGTCATCGCCACCCTGGTGCAACTGGTGGAAATGGCGCTGATGAAGACCGCTCCCGCCCTCTACCAGGCGCTGGGGATTTACCTTCCCCTGATCACCACCAATTGCATCATCCTGGCGGTCGCCATCCTCAATGTCCGGGAGCAGCATAATCTGCTGAAGACGGTGGTCTTTTCCCTCGGCGCCGGGGCCGGTTTCATGATGGCCTTGGTCCTGATGGCGTCCATCCGCGAACGGCTGGAATTGGCCAATGTGCCCAAGTTCTTAAAAGGCGAGCCGTTGGCTTTTATCGTGGCGGGGCTGATCGCCATCGCTTTCATCGGATTTACCGGGCTCCTGTAA
- a CDS encoding SoxR reducing system RseC family protein yields the protein MDQIGKVVAIEGGTARLEIIQENLCRECGACTGCNLQHIGLELANTVGARIGDQVLIRQKFSTLGNAATLYGIPLLCFVTGLIGGIVWLKSETGGFLAGLGALAGALGLTRYLSRGLEPKIVAIQRVQE from the coding sequence ATGGACCAAATCGGAAAAGTAGTGGCTATCGAGGGCGGGACGGCCCGGCTAGAAATAATCCAGGAAAACCTCTGCCGGGAATGCGGCGCTTGCACCGGATGTAACCTGCAGCATATTGGGTTGGAACTCGCGAATACGGTCGGGGCGAGAATCGGCGACCAAGTCCTGATCCGCCAAAAATTCTCCACCTTAGGCAATGCGGCGACGCTATACGGGATCCCGTTATTATGCTTCGTCACCGGCCTGATCGGCGGCATCGTATGGTTGAAGTCGGAAACCGGCGGCTTCCTGGCAGGACTGGGAGCTTTGGCGGGGGCTTTGGGGCTGACCCGTTATCTCTCCCGGGGTCTGGAACCAAAAATCGTGGCCATTCAGCGAGTTCAAGAATGA
- the rsxC gene encoding electron transport complex subunit RsxC gives MNKHHFRGGIHPPEHKNTPGAAIENLPPGGTVVLPLSQHLGAPARPLVAPGDRVRTGQLIAEAAGRVSANIHASVTGKVIALEARPHPNGQNAPAIVIAAEDPDDPVPFTPHQPDELSDAELLELIQQAGIVGLGGAAFPTHVKLAPPQEQRVDTLIVNACECEPYLTCDHRVLLEESAAVLGGVRIAMRLLRAETAYIGIEDNKPDAIAHWQQLLAGQSRIKLVGLRTKYPQGSEKQLIQALTRRTVPSGKLPLDVGCVVQNVQTLKAIDDAVRLGKPLYERVLTVTGRVNRPANLRVRLGTPLAAVIEHCGGFSSETVQKVIAGGPMMGIAQWTLEVPVVKGTSGVLVLAAEDARTQPTTHCIRCGKCVNACVMGLIPTQISRLVDKEMVEELKDYHPLDCLECGCCAYLCPAKLPLLQQLKLAKAMLRKNKN, from the coding sequence ATGAATAAACATCATTTTCGGGGCGGCATCCATCCGCCCGAGCATAAAAATACCCCCGGAGCAGCCATCGAAAACCTGCCGCCCGGCGGCACGGTGGTTTTGCCCCTCAGCCAGCATCTGGGAGCGCCGGCCCGGCCGCTGGTGGCCCCGGGCGACCGGGTCCGTACCGGACAGCTGATTGCCGAGGCCGCCGGCCGGGTTTCGGCCAACATTCATGCCTCGGTCACCGGCAAGGTCATCGCCCTCGAAGCGCGTCCCCATCCCAACGGGCAGAATGCGCCGGCGATCGTGATCGCCGCGGAGGATCCGGACGACCCGGTTCCTTTCACCCCGCACCAGCCGGATGAGCTCTCCGACGCCGAGTTGCTGGAACTCATTCAGCAGGCCGGGATCGTCGGTCTGGGCGGCGCGGCCTTTCCGACGCACGTCAAACTGGCTCCCCCGCAGGAACAAAGGGTCGACACGCTGATCGTCAATGCCTGCGAATGCGAACCCTATCTGACCTGCGACCACCGGGTGTTGCTCGAGGAGAGCGCGGCCGTGCTCGGCGGCGTACGGATCGCCATGCGGCTGCTCCGGGCGGAGACCGCCTATATCGGAATCGAGGACAACAAGCCGGACGCCATCGCCCATTGGCAACAGCTGCTGGCCGGCCAATCCCGGATCAAGCTCGTCGGATTGCGCACCAAATATCCGCAAGGCTCCGAGAAACAGTTGATCCAGGCGCTGACCCGCCGGACGGTGCCCTCGGGCAAATTGCCGCTGGATGTCGGCTGCGTGGTCCAGAACGTCCAGACGCTGAAAGCCATCGACGACGCGGTCCGCCTCGGTAAACCCCTCTATGAAAGGGTCCTCACCGTGACCGGCCGGGTCAACCGCCCCGCCAATCTCCGGGTCCGGCTGGGCACGCCGCTGGCGGCAGTCATCGAGCACTGCGGCGGCTTCAGTTCCGAGACGGTCCAAAAAGTAATCGCCGGCGGCCCGATGATGGGTATCGCTCAATGGACGCTGGAAGTGCCGGTGGTCAAGGGCACCTCGGGCGTGCTCGTCCTGGCGGCGGAGGACGCCCGGACCCAGCCGACCACTCATTGCATCCGCTGCGGGAAGTGTGTCAACGCCTGCGTCATGGGACTGATCCCGACCCAGATCTCCCGCCTGGTGGACAAGGAAATGGTGGAAGAGCTGAAAGATTATCATCCGCTGGATTGCCTGGAATGCGGCTGCTGCGCCTATCTCTGTCCGGCCAAGCTTCCGTTGCTCCAGCAATTGAAACTGGCCAAGGCCATGCTGCGCAAAAACAAGAATTAG
- a CDS encoding MogA/MoaB family molybdenum cofactor biosynthesis protein yields MIRFSILVASDQGSAGQREDRSGPAIAALLKESGAELLESRLVPDERPLIAATLIQMCDRGADLILTSGGTGFSPRDVTPEATLDVIERQVPGIPEAMRARSLAITPRAMLSRAVAGIRGRTLIINLPGSPKAVRECLEVVLPVLDHAIAILTGTTGECAR; encoded by the coding sequence ATGATCCGTTTCAGTATCCTGGTCGCCAGCGACCAAGGCTCCGCCGGCCAGCGCGAGGACCGGAGCGGCCCGGCCATCGCCGCGCTCCTGAAGGAATCCGGCGCCGAACTGCTCGAATCCCGGCTGGTTCCGGACGAGCGGCCGCTCATCGCGGCGACCCTGATCCAAATGTGCGACCGCGGCGCCGACTTGATCCTGACCTCCGGCGGCACCGGTTTTTCGCCCCGCGACGTCACCCCCGAGGCCACATTGGATGTGATCGAGCGGCAGGTCCCCGGCATTCCCGAGGCGATGCGCGCCAGGAGCCTGGCGATCACCCCCCGGGCCATGCTCTCCCGGGCGGTGGCCGGCATCCGCGGCCGCACTCTCATCATCAACCTGCCCGGCAGCCCCAAGGCGGTCCGGGAGTGCCTGGAAGTCGTCCTGCCGGTGTTGGACCACGCCATCGCCATCCTGACCGGAACCACCGGCGAGTGCGCCCGCTAG
- a CDS encoding MOSC domain-containing protein, translated as MSETGTENTTPRVIAVNLSAAKGVPKRPIASGEFIADYGLKGDAHAGKWHRQVSLLGQESIDWMSALGVQGLTPGRFAENITTENIELYRLHIGDRLSIGEVLLEITQIGKECHQGCAIFQQVGSCVMPTEGVFARVLHGGVIGPGEAIRIESNNASPGGSVTDHS; from the coding sequence ATGTCTGAAACCGGTACGGAAAATACTACACCGCGGGTGATTGCCGTCAATCTCAGCGCGGCCAAGGGTGTCCCCAAGCGGCCCATCGCCAGCGGCGAGTTTATAGCGGATTACGGATTGAAGGGCGACGCCCATGCCGGAAAGTGGCACCGTCAAGTCAGCCTGTTGGGACAGGAAAGCATCGACTGGATGAGCGCCTTGGGGGTGCAAGGGTTGACTCCCGGGCGGTTTGCCGAGAACATCACCACCGAAAATATCGAGCTTTATCGTCTCCATATCGGCGACCGGCTCTCCATCGGGGAAGTTCTCTTGGAGATTACCCAGATCGGCAAGGAATGTCACCAGGGCTGCGCCATCTTCCAGCAAGTCGGGAGCTGCGTGATGCCGACCGAGGGCGTTTTTGCCCGGGTATTGCATGGCGGAGTCATCGGGCCGGGCGAAGCGATTCGCATCGAAAGCAATAACGCTTCCCCAGGGGGAAGCGTCACGGATCATTCTTGA
- a CDS encoding xanthine dehydrogenase family protein molybdopterin-binding subunit produces MKEVNQPKPKLEGKGLMLGRPVYADDLAPQNALIVKVLRSPYAFARIKTIRTEKALQLPGVACVLTYKDLPRNIITRAGQGYPEPSPYDKFVLDEVVRYCGDEVAVVAAVSEAIAEAALEFIEVEYELLEAVLDFEQAEGNRSVLHPEPEAHSKFDIGMDASRNIAASYRMNVGDVDAVLEQCEVVVRDRYYTQAQAHVMLEPHAISCYLDMHGRLTVVSSTQTPFHARRVIGMAFDIPRKDIRVIKPRVGGGFGGKQMTHGEPLVAAVTLKTGRPAKLVYTRREVFESTFSRHPMRFDIALGATRDGRIKAIDMNVLSDTGAYGEHALTVVMGAGSKPLPLYNKVDAVRFNSVVVYTNHTPAGAYRGYGAIQGLFALESAIDQLAEKLGISPAELRRQNMIAEGETSPIFKIMGEGGEGVAMTMDSCKLDYCVRRGMELIGWDRKFPRQTVGPNKVRGVGMALAMQGSGIANIDMASAVLKLNDDGFFNLMVGATDIGTGSDTILAQIAAEALNVSTDQIIVYSSDTDLTPFDKGAYASSTTYVSGNAVKKAAENMKRLIEIEGALKLRVAEGEVEFDGTTLRRKDGKGSISLKDLATGLYYHANQKQLVASDSYVGQKSPPPYMAGFAEVEVDLETGKIDLLHYAAVVDCGTTINPNLARIQVEGGLVQGIGMALYEEVRYTEQGRQLNNNMLFYNIPNRLDIHHVTVEFAESYEPSGPYGAKSVGEIGIDTPPAAIANAVYNATGVRIKDLPITPEKVLMALKQRRQ; encoded by the coding sequence ATGAAGGAAGTCAATCAACCCAAACCGAAACTGGAAGGCAAAGGGCTGATGCTGGGCAGACCGGTCTATGCCGATGACCTGGCGCCCCAAAACGCGCTGATCGTGAAGGTATTGCGCAGCCCGTACGCTTTCGCCAGAATCAAAACGATCCGGACCGAAAAGGCGCTGCAGCTGCCGGGGGTCGCTTGCGTATTGACCTATAAGGATCTGCCCCGCAACATTATCACCCGGGCCGGGCAAGGGTATCCGGAGCCTTCACCGTATGATAAATTCGTCCTGGACGAAGTGGTCCGTTATTGCGGCGATGAGGTGGCGGTGGTGGCGGCGGTGTCGGAAGCGATCGCCGAAGCGGCATTGGAATTCATCGAAGTGGAATACGAGTTGTTGGAAGCGGTGCTCGATTTCGAGCAGGCGGAAGGAAACCGCTCGGTGCTTCACCCGGAACCGGAAGCCCATTCCAAATTCGATATCGGCATGGATGCCTCGCGGAACATCGCCGCCTCGTACCGGATGAATGTCGGCGACGTGGATGCGGTGCTGGAGCAGTGCGAGGTGGTGGTCCGGGACCGCTATTACACCCAGGCCCAGGCCCATGTGATGCTGGAGCCGCATGCCATCTCCTGTTACCTTGATATGCACGGCCGGCTGACGGTGGTCAGTTCGACCCAAACCCCGTTCCATGCGCGGCGGGTGATCGGCATGGCCTTTGATATTCCGCGCAAGGATATCCGGGTGATCAAGCCGCGGGTCGGCGGCGGATTCGGCGGCAAGCAGATGACCCACGGCGAGCCGCTGGTGGCCGCGGTCACGCTGAAGACCGGCCGGCCCGCCAAGCTGGTCTATACCCGGCGCGAGGTCTTCGAGTCGACTTTCAGCCGGCACCCGATGCGTTTCGATATCGCCTTGGGAGCGACCCGGGACGGGCGGATCAAGGCCATTGACATGAATGTGCTCTCCGACACCGGCGCTTACGGCGAACACGCCTTGACCGTGGTCATGGGGGCCGGCTCCAAACCGTTGCCACTCTATAACAAGGTCGACGCGGTCCGCTTCAACAGCGTGGTCGTGTATACCAACCATACTCCGGCCGGTGCTTACCGGGGTTATGGAGCCATCCAGGGCCTCTTCGCGCTGGAGTCGGCCATCGACCAGCTGGCGGAGAAGCTCGGGATCAGCCCGGCGGAATTGCGCCGCCAGAATATGATCGCCGAAGGCGAGACCTCGCCGATCTTTAAGATCATGGGGGAAGGCGGCGAAGGGGTCGCGATGACCATGGACAGCTGCAAGCTGGACTATTGCGTCCGGCGCGGCATGGAGCTGATCGGCTGGGACAGGAAGTTCCCCCGCCAGACCGTGGGGCCCAATAAGGTGCGCGGGGTCGGCATGGCCCTCGCCATGCAGGGCTCGGGCATCGCCAATATCGACATGGCCTCGGCGGTTCTGAAGCTGAATGACGACGGCTTCTTCAACCTGATGGTGGGCGCCACCGATATCGGCACCGGCAGCGACACCATTCTGGCCCAGATCGCCGCGGAAGCCCTGAACGTCAGTACCGACCAGATCATCGTCTATTCGTCGGATACCGACCTGACTCCCTTTGATAAAGGGGCCTATGCCTCCAGCACCACCTATGTCTCGGGCAACGCCGTCAAGAAAGCGGCCGAAAATATGAAACGGCTGATCGAAATCGAGGGCGCCCTTAAATTGCGGGTGGCCGAGGGCGAAGTGGAGTTCGACGGGACCACGCTCCGCCGCAAGGACGGCAAAGGGTCCATCTCGCTCAAGGATCTGGCGACCGGGTTGTACTATCACGCCAACCAGAAGCAACTGGTGGCCTCCGACTCCTATGTCGGCCAGAAATCGCCCCCGCCGTACATGGCCGGCTTCGCCGAGGTCGAGGTGGACCTGGAGACCGGCAAGATCGATCTCCTGCATTACGCGGCGGTGGTCGACTGCGGCACCACCATCAATCCCAATCTGGCCCGCATTCAGGTCGAGGGCGGCCTGGTGCAGGGGATCGGCATGGCCCTGTATGAAGAAGTCCGTTACACCGAGCAGGGCAGGCAGCTCAACAACAACATGCTCTTTTATAATATCCCGAACCGGCTCGATATCCACCATGTCACGGTGGAATTCGCCGAGAGCTACGAACCGTCCGGCCCGTACGGCGCCAAGTCGGTGGGCGAGATCGGCATCGACACGCCGCCGGCGGCCATTGCCAACGCGGTCTACAACGCCACCGGAGTCCGGATCAAGGATCTGCCGATTACGCCGGAAAAAGTGCTGATGGCCTTGAAGCAACGGCGGCAATAA
- the moaA gene encoding GTP 3',8-cyclase MoaA, giving the protein MRDSCGRNIDYLRISVTDRCNLHCMYCSAGLAEVLPSGRPSDDPHYLSAAEIGRITEVMAGLGIRKVRITGGEPLLRPDLEQIIAMVARVPGISDIAMTSNGIGLAGRARQLKDAGLQRVNISLDSLDNGKFAAITGGGNLAPVLKGIKAAVAAGLEPVKINVVLMKGINDDEIDPFIALTRENPVEVRFIELMPIGRFGADHSERLLSNTAILDARPWLKELPGAPNQTARRYAVPGYRGRIGLISPISQQFCAGCNRIRLTCDGKLKPCLGDNTELDIAAALRHEPERLAGLIRKAILEKPAGHHFERGFASKRSMAAIGG; this is encoded by the coding sequence ATGCGCGACAGCTGTGGCCGGAATATCGACTATCTACGAATTTCAGTGACGGACCGCTGCAATCTTCATTGCATGTATTGCTCCGCCGGGCTGGCGGAGGTCCTCCCGTCTGGGAGACCGTCCGATGATCCGCACTATCTCAGCGCGGCCGAGATCGGCCGGATTACTGAAGTTATGGCCGGTCTCGGCATTCGCAAAGTACGGATCACCGGCGGCGAACCGTTGCTCCGGCCGGATCTGGAGCAGATCATCGCCATGGTGGCCCGAGTCCCCGGCATCAGTGATATCGCGATGACCAGCAATGGGATCGGCCTGGCCGGGCGGGCGCGGCAGTTGAAGGACGCCGGACTGCAGCGGGTCAATATCAGCCTGGATTCCTTGGACAACGGCAAATTCGCCGCCATTACCGGCGGCGGCAATCTGGCCCCGGTGCTCAAGGGGATCAAAGCCGCCGTGGCGGCCGGCTTGGAGCCGGTCAAGATCAATGTGGTGCTGATGAAGGGGATCAATGACGATGAGATCGACCCGTTCATCGCGTTGACCCGGGAAAATCCGGTGGAGGTCCGGTTTATCGAATTGATGCCGATCGGCAGGTTCGGCGCCGATCATTCGGAACGGCTCCTGTCCAACACGGCGATTCTGGACGCCCGTCCCTGGCTGAAGGAACTGCCGGGCGCCCCCAACCAGACCGCGCGGCGGTATGCGGTCCCCGGCTACCGCGGCCGGATCGGCCTGATCAGCCCGATCAGCCAGCAGTTTTGCGCCGGGTGCAACCGGATTCGCTTGACCTGTGACGGAAAGCTGAAACCTTGCCTCGGGGACAATACCGAGCTGGATATCGCGGCGGCTTTGCGCCATGAGCCGGAGCGGCTGGCCGGGCTGATCCGCAAGGCCATTCTGGAGAAGCCGGCCGGGCACCATTTTGAACGCGGTTTCGCCTCGAAACGGTCGATGGCCGCCATCGGAGGATAA
- a CDS encoding RnfABCDGE type electron transport complex subunit G — MRETVKLGIYLMIVAAVAGVALALTHHFTAAQIRAGQTAAAKAALEEVLPGAVEFQPKDDYQQGLDAKRQLVGYVLQVSAAGYSSQIEALVGIDPQYRVTGVKVLVQNETPGLGAKITGPGFLGQFAQKPADQIKLKKDGGTIDGITAATISSRAITDAIRERIHEFQQNHP, encoded by the coding sequence ATGAGAGAAACAGTAAAATTGGGCATTTATTTAATGATTGTGGCGGCCGTGGCCGGAGTGGCGCTGGCGCTGACCCATCATTTCACCGCCGCCCAGATCCGGGCCGGCCAGACCGCCGCGGCCAAGGCGGCCTTGGAAGAAGTCCTGCCCGGGGCGGTCGAGTTTCAGCCGAAAGATGATTACCAGCAGGGGTTGGACGCCAAACGCCAGCTCGTCGGCTATGTGCTCCAGGTATCCGCCGCGGGATACTCGAGCCAGATCGAGGCGCTGGTCGGTATCGATCCCCAATATCGGGTCACCGGCGTCAAGGTGCTGGTGCAAAATGAAACCCCCGGCCTGGGCGCGAAGATCACCGGCCCGGGCTTCCTGGGCCAATTCGCGCAAAAACCGGCCGATCAAATTAAACTAAAAAAGGATGGCGGAACGATTGACGGCATCACCGCGGCGACGATCTCCTCGCGGGCCATCACCGATGCCATCCGGGAGCGAATCCATGAATTCCAACAAAATCATCCCTGA
- a CDS encoding RnfABCDGE type electron transport complex subunit D, with protein MKFTLAPSPHLKSPESTASIMRTVFLSLTPAGLWSVWRFGIRAAWVILVAVGSCLAIEYLAQRFVFKTAPRTGDGSAAVTGLLLAYCLPPGIPLWQVPIGAFAAIFITKECFGGIGFNIFNPALIGRAVLLASFPVAMTRWQIDGVTMASPLGLLKEKLAETPPSYLDLFLGNVPGSLGEVSKLLLLLGALFLLYRGIISWEIPVGYIATVFLVSPLFGQDPLYQILAGGLFLGAFFMATDYVTSPLFRKGKLIFAIGCGLLTVLIRNRGAFPEGVCYSILIMNMLTPLIDKYTKPRSFGAAK; from the coding sequence ATGAAATTCACGCTTGCACCGTCACCTCATCTCAAATCACCCGAAAGCACGGCTTCGATCATGCGTACGGTCTTCCTGTCCTTGACGCCGGCGGGGCTCTGGAGCGTTTGGCGTTTCGGAATCCGGGCCGCCTGGGTGATCCTCGTCGCGGTCGGCAGTTGCCTGGCCATCGAATATTTGGCCCAGCGCTTCGTCTTTAAGACCGCCCCTCGCACTGGGGACGGCAGCGCCGCCGTGACCGGGCTCTTGCTCGCCTACTGCCTGCCGCCGGGCATTCCCCTATGGCAAGTACCGATCGGAGCGTTCGCGGCCATCTTCATCACCAAGGAGTGTTTCGGGGGCATCGGCTTCAATATCTTCAATCCGGCGCTGATCGGACGGGCGGTACTGCTGGCTTCGTTTCCGGTGGCCATGACCCGCTGGCAGATTGACGGCGTGACCATGGCCAGCCCTTTGGGCCTCTTAAAGGAGAAACTGGCGGAGACCCCCCCTTCCTATCTGGATCTGTTCCTGGGGAACGTCCCGGGGTCGCTGGGCGAGGTCTCCAAGCTGCTGTTGCTCCTCGGCGCGCTCTTTCTGTTATACCGGGGGATCATCTCGTGGGAGATCCCCGTGGGATACATCGCCACGGTGTTCCTGGTTTCCCCGCTCTTCGGCCAGGATCCGCTGTATCAGATCCTAGCGGGCGGGCTGTTCCTGGGCGCGTTTTTCATGGCGACCGACTATGTCACCAGCCCTCTTTTCCGCAAGGGCAAGCTGATCTTCGCCATCGGCTGCGGCCTGCTGACGGTGCTCATCCGCAACCGGGGGGCTTTTCCCGAAGGGGTCTGTTATTCCATCCTGATTATGAACATGCTGACCCCGCTGATCGATAAGTATACGAAACCACGGTCTTTTGGAGCGGCAAAATGA